From one Microbacterium sp. 10M-3C3 genomic stretch:
- a CDS encoding beta-ketoacyl-ACP synthase III, translated as MSPQLTQPHGAAHTRIYAYGAARGERVVPNDDLVGPIDSSDEWIRQRTGIVTRVRANPETTAIELSTDAAKEAVERSGVPADRIDAVIVATISNPKQTPSVSAIVADRIGANPAAAYDVNAACAGFAYAVAQADALIRGGVAHYAVVVGAEKLSDIVDPTDRSISFLLGDGAGAVVIGPSDEPGIGPTVWGSDGSKADAVGMNHTLTEFRDGAAPWPTLRQEGPTVFRWAVWEMVKVARQAIEAAGIQPSDLAAFIPHQANMRIIDEFAKQLGLPDTVAIGRDIATTGNTSAASIPLATHRLLQEHPELSGGLALQIGFGAGLVFGAQVVRLP; from the coding sequence ATGAGCCCCCAGCTGACGCAGCCGCACGGCGCCGCGCACACGCGCATCTACGCCTACGGGGCGGCCCGCGGCGAACGCGTGGTGCCCAACGACGACCTGGTCGGGCCGATCGACTCGAGCGACGAGTGGATCCGTCAGCGCACCGGCATCGTCACGCGCGTGCGCGCGAACCCCGAGACCACTGCGATCGAGCTGTCGACGGACGCGGCCAAGGAGGCGGTCGAGCGCTCGGGCGTCCCGGCCGACCGCATCGACGCCGTCATCGTCGCGACGATCTCCAACCCCAAGCAGACGCCCTCGGTGTCGGCGATCGTCGCCGACCGCATCGGGGCCAACCCCGCCGCGGCGTACGACGTGAACGCCGCGTGCGCGGGGTTCGCCTACGCGGTCGCGCAGGCCGACGCCCTCATCCGCGGCGGCGTCGCCCACTACGCGGTGGTCGTCGGCGCCGAGAAGCTCAGCGACATCGTGGACCCGACCGACCGGAGCATCTCGTTCCTCCTGGGCGACGGTGCGGGCGCGGTCGTGATCGGACCGAGCGACGAGCCGGGCATCGGGCCCACGGTGTGGGGCTCGGACGGATCGAAGGCCGACGCGGTGGGCATGAACCACACGCTCACGGAGTTCCGCGACGGCGCCGCGCCGTGGCCCACTCTCCGTCAGGAAGGCCCCACCGTGTTCCGCTGGGCCGTGTGGGAGATGGTCAAGGTCGCCCGTCAGGCGATCGAGGCCGCGGGCATCCAGCCCTCCGACCTCGCCGCGTTCATCCCGCACCAGGCGAACATGCGCATCATCGACGAGTTCGCCAAGCAGCTGGGACTGCCCGACACCGTCGCGATCGGCCGCGACATCGCCACGACCGGCAACACGTCGGCGGCCAGCATCCCGCTCGCCACGCACCGGCTGCTCCAGGAGCATCCCGAGCTCAGCGGCGGCCTCGCGCTGCAGATCGGCTTCGGCGCCGGACTGGTGTTCGGCGCGCAGGTCGTGCGGCTCCCGTAG
- a CDS encoding acyl carrier protein — MAFTNDEVLAGLAELITDETGISADEVALEKSFTDDLDIDSISMMTIVVNAEEKFGVTIPDDEVKNLKTVGDAVTYITSNQA, encoded by the coding sequence ATGGCATTCACCAACGACGAGGTCCTCGCCGGACTGGCCGAGCTCATCACCGACGAGACCGGCATCTCGGCCGACGAGGTCGCGCTGGAGAAGTCCTTCACCGACGACCTCGACATCGACTCGATCTCGATGATGACGATCGTCGTCAACGCCGAGGAGAAGTTCGGCGTCACCATCCCCGACGACGAGGTCAAGAACCTCAAGACCGTCGGCGACGCCGTCACCTACATCACCTCGAACCAGGCGTGA
- a CDS encoding beta-ketoacyl-[acyl-carrier-protein] synthase family protein, whose translation MSTPRIVVTGIGATSPIGGTATDSWSALLAGASGARTLEHEWVEQYQLPVTFAAEALVRPDTVLERPIAKRLDPSSQLAMVAALEAWADAGSPEVDPDRLGVDFATGIGGVWTLLDAWDTLREKGPRRVMPMTVPMLMPNAAAGNLSLHFNARAFARTVASACASSTESIVNAVEHLQDGLADVVIAGGTESAVHPITIAAFSSMQALSRRNDSPETASRPGSIDRDGFVMGEGAAVLILETEEHAKARGAKIYATVVGGGVTADSYHITANDPEGTGAARAVNAALAMADASPDDVTHINAHATSTPVGDPNEYTALRTVFGDRVDEIPVSATKASTGHLLGGTGALEAIFTVLAIRDRVAPPTINITEQDPEVPFRLSGEPTPLGEGPQLAISNSFGFGGHNAVVAFASV comes from the coding sequence ATGAGCACCCCGCGCATCGTCGTCACCGGCATCGGCGCCACGTCCCCCATCGGGGGCACGGCGACCGACAGCTGGTCCGCCCTGCTGGCCGGAGCATCCGGCGCCCGCACCCTCGAGCACGAATGGGTCGAGCAGTACCAGCTGCCCGTCACGTTCGCCGCCGAGGCGCTCGTCCGCCCCGACACCGTCCTGGAGCGGCCGATCGCCAAGCGCCTGGACCCGTCGTCCCAGCTCGCCATGGTCGCGGCCCTCGAGGCGTGGGCGGACGCGGGCAGCCCCGAGGTAGACCCCGACCGTCTGGGGGTGGACTTCGCGACCGGCATCGGCGGCGTCTGGACACTTCTGGACGCCTGGGACACGCTGCGCGAGAAGGGACCGCGGCGCGTCATGCCGATGACGGTCCCGATGCTGATGCCGAACGCCGCGGCCGGGAACCTCTCGCTGCACTTCAACGCCCGCGCGTTCGCCCGCACGGTGGCGTCGGCGTGCGCGTCGAGCACCGAGTCGATCGTCAACGCCGTCGAGCACCTGCAGGACGGCCTGGCGGACGTCGTGATCGCCGGTGGCACCGAGTCCGCGGTGCACCCGATCACGATCGCCGCCTTCTCGTCGATGCAGGCGCTGTCGCGGCGCAACGACTCCCCCGAGACGGCGTCGCGTCCCGGCAGCATCGACCGCGACGGCTTCGTCATGGGCGAGGGCGCGGCGGTGCTGATCCTCGAGACCGAGGAGCACGCGAAGGCGCGCGGCGCGAAGATCTACGCGACCGTCGTCGGCGGCGGCGTGACGGCGGACTCGTACCACATCACCGCGAACGACCCGGAGGGCACCGGCGCGGCGCGGGCTGTCAACGCGGCGCTGGCGATGGCGGATGCGTCGCCCGACGACGTGACGCACATCAACGCGCACGCCACGTCCACGCCCGTGGGCGACCCGAACGAATACACCGCGCTGCGGACGGTCTTCGGCGACCGCGTCGACGAGATCCCGGTGTCGGCGACCAAGGCGTCCACCGGCCATCTGCTCGGTGGCACCGGGGCGCTCGAGGCCATCTTCACGGTGCTCGCCATCCGCGACCGGGTGGCGCCGCCCACGATCAACATCACCGAGCAGGATCCGGAGGTGCCCTTCCGGCTCTCCGGCGAGCCGACGCCGCTCGGCGAGGGCCCGCAGCTCGCGATCAGCAACTCGTTCGGTTTCGGCGGCCACAACGCCGTCGTCGCCTTCGCGAGCGTCTGA
- a CDS encoding DUF3145 domain-containing protein, with amino-acid sequence MASTSSRGVILIHSAPRALCPHLEWAVGRALGRAVNFDWADQPVLAGARRAEFYWEGPVGSGAALATAIRGWEHLRFEVTEDPTPRSDGGRWMHTPGLGIHYAQTDSSGNVVVGEDRIRYALEVSAGDAAELRRELDIALGAAWDDELEPFRHAGDDAHVVWLHKVG; translated from the coding sequence ATGGCGAGCACGTCTTCGCGTGGAGTGATCCTGATCCACTCCGCGCCGCGCGCGTTGTGCCCCCACCTCGAGTGGGCCGTCGGTCGCGCCCTCGGACGCGCGGTGAACTTCGACTGGGCCGACCAGCCGGTGCTCGCCGGTGCGCGCCGCGCGGAGTTCTACTGGGAGGGACCGGTCGGTTCCGGCGCCGCCCTGGCCACGGCGATCCGCGGATGGGAGCACCTGCGGTTCGAAGTGACCGAAGACCCGACGCCGCGCAGCGACGGCGGCCGGTGGATGCACACGCCGGGCCTGGGCATCCACTACGCGCAGACCGACTCCTCCGGCAACGTCGTCGTGGGAGAGGATCGCATCCGCTACGCGCTCGAGGTGTCCGCCGGAGACGCGGCCGAGCTGCGGCGCGAGCTCGACATCGCCCTCGGAGCGGCCTGGGACGACGAGCTCGAGCCCTTCCGGCATGCCGGCGATGATGCCCACGTCGTGTGGCTGCACAAGGTGGGCTGA
- a CDS encoding DUF262 domain-containing protein codes for MVSATNVDANAVNTVGWLSSPETNIVVPVYQRQYRWDIGGCEQLLADIRAVADSDERTMHFIGSILSAADAERSDVGAELVLIDGQQRITTLMLLAAALHHTVRDDDPALAAELERVLVRAAAPERTKLRPHRAWADVFEAVVLDRHADGAARDSRFDDNYAFFRSQIGRDEAPLIWRGLQKLEHVAITLGAGAHAQQIFESLNSTGEPLRDHELIHNYVLMGLSHAEQVEIEDEYWLPIEQNTGESIAAFWRHYLVMRTGREVALSGGRGVYDAFRAEFPRLEPGTLRTAAAEWKAYSEIYRVLLDPAHAPNAAVARELEYVNVFGRGMYPLIMQAYAHWQTGASDTAAFLRLLGYVQALLLRRTVSGLSNDRLVARLCRARGDGVEALERAISRITPSDERVRVGLKYAELPHPAAVLARLSGVATSADLQLEHIFPLAPGDAWTGDGARTWAEYSEDEQNSHRALAKTLGNLTLLEEDLADRAFDRSFPDKRDAVYPRSRLSIARELADVPAWSTAAISARSATVGEEFLRIWPKPAVVAIDDDDLTPILDARRRRGWPRGWQREWDYVEYRGEHWEVYDVKYLFNRVFKRLWADSRDAVISFSARRGGPVYDEMAWNGQWDALDDAHFLYMGWDSHYMLGAVQGVLDEAGLASEVFVKYSYIGNAMP; via the coding sequence ATGGTGAGTGCCACGAACGTCGATGCGAACGCGGTCAACACGGTCGGCTGGCTCTCCTCCCCCGAGACGAACATCGTCGTTCCCGTCTACCAGCGCCAGTACCGCTGGGACATCGGCGGCTGCGAGCAGCTGCTCGCCGACATCCGGGCCGTCGCCGACAGCGACGAGCGCACGATGCACTTCATCGGCTCGATCCTCTCCGCCGCCGACGCGGAGCGCAGCGACGTCGGCGCCGAGCTCGTGCTGATCGACGGCCAGCAGCGCATCACGACGCTCATGCTCCTCGCGGCCGCGCTGCATCACACCGTGCGGGATGACGACCCTGCGCTCGCCGCCGAGCTCGAGCGCGTACTCGTGCGCGCCGCGGCTCCCGAGCGCACGAAGCTGCGCCCGCACCGCGCGTGGGCGGACGTGTTCGAGGCGGTCGTGCTCGACCGCCACGCCGACGGTGCGGCACGGGACTCGCGCTTCGACGACAACTACGCGTTCTTCCGCAGCCAGATCGGCCGCGACGAGGCTCCGCTCATCTGGCGCGGTCTGCAGAAGCTCGAGCACGTGGCCATCACGCTCGGCGCCGGTGCCCATGCGCAGCAGATCTTCGAGAGCCTGAACTCCACGGGCGAGCCGCTGCGCGATCACGAGCTCATCCACAACTACGTGCTCATGGGCCTCTCGCATGCCGAGCAGGTCGAGATCGAGGACGAGTACTGGCTGCCGATCGAGCAGAACACCGGCGAGTCGATCGCCGCCTTCTGGCGGCACTACCTCGTGATGCGCACGGGTCGGGAGGTGGCCCTGTCGGGCGGCCGCGGCGTGTACGACGCGTTCCGGGCCGAGTTCCCCCGTCTGGAGCCCGGCACACTTCGTACGGCGGCCGCGGAGTGGAAGGCGTACTCGGAGATCTACCGTGTACTCCTCGACCCCGCGCATGCGCCGAATGCGGCGGTCGCCCGCGAGCTTGAGTACGTCAACGTGTTCGGTCGCGGCATGTACCCGCTCATCATGCAGGCCTACGCCCACTGGCAGACCGGCGCATCCGACACCGCTGCGTTCCTGCGGCTGCTCGGGTACGTCCAGGCGCTGCTGCTGCGCCGCACCGTCTCGGGCCTGTCCAACGACCGGCTCGTCGCCCGACTGTGCCGCGCGCGCGGGGATGGCGTGGAGGCGCTCGAACGCGCGATCTCCCGCATCACGCCGTCTGACGAGCGCGTGCGCGTCGGGTTGAAGTACGCCGAGCTGCCGCATCCGGCCGCCGTCCTCGCGCGGCTCTCGGGCGTCGCGACGAGCGCGGACCTGCAGCTCGAGCACATCTTCCCCCTCGCCCCCGGCGACGCGTGGACGGGCGACGGCGCGCGCACGTGGGCGGAGTACAGCGAGGACGAGCAGAACAGCCACCGCGCCCTCGCGAAGACGCTGGGGAACCTCACCCTCCTGGAGGAGGACCTGGCCGACCGGGCGTTCGACCGCTCCTTCCCCGACAAGCGCGATGCGGTGTATCCGCGCAGCCGACTGTCCATCGCCCGCGAGCTCGCCGACGTCCCCGCGTGGAGCACGGCGGCGATCTCGGCCCGCTCGGCGACCGTGGGCGAGGAGTTCCTGCGGATCTGGCCGAAGCCTGCGGTCGTGGCGATCGACGACGACGACCTCACGCCCATCCTCGATGCGCGCCGCCGCCGCGGGTGGCCGCGCGGCTGGCAGCGCGAATGGGACTACGTCGAATACCGCGGCGAGCACTGGGAGGTGTACGACGTCAAGTACCTCTTCAACCGCGTGTTCAAGCGCCTGTGGGCCGACTCGCGCGACGCCGTCATCTCGTTCAGCGCGCGGCGCGGCGGCCCGGTCTACGACGAGATGGCGTGGAACGGCCAATGGGATGCGCTCGACGACGCGCACTTCCTCTACATGGGGTGGGACTCGCACTACATGCTCGGCGCCGTGCAGGGCGTGCTCGACGAGGCGGGCCTCGCGTCGGAGGTCTTCGTCAAGTACTCCTACATCGGCAACGCGATGCCGTGA
- a CDS encoding HNH endonuclease signature motif containing protein, whose protein sequence is MTASIAHPDEDDAALVGILDRLIAADEAIAEIEAAKVCDLAAALRIANNRAAHQSAERRMRELEERSIAAEIGLVLRVNDRAVQNRMHAALELVEGYPATLDALAESRISARHAMVIVETGRALTDPDTRALYEATVLERALRDTAPRTRAFAEQVVEELHPRSITERHREAVKTRTAWMQRRGEGMSELGMIAPTVLAEGIWDRLTQQAHETKTAQVAAPEGDTEDDDAVYDQRNLDQIRADIAIDLLLTGGPTIDPTTGAITGPAGGLAAIHARASIVIPALTAAGLADRGAALDGATPVDADTARCLLAQAPSWERIFTHPIHGHVLATDTYRRPANLDRYLAARDIHCRFPGCRRPARHCDRDHNQDWALGGTTQACNLACLCKRHHTLKTEKPWKPVQLRDGSIHWTSPLGKVSTDPPERYVIFRDDPDPPPGDPPF, encoded by the coding sequence ATGACCGCGAGCATCGCTCACCCCGACGAGGATGACGCCGCGCTCGTGGGCATCCTGGACCGGCTCATCGCGGCCGACGAAGCGATCGCCGAGATCGAGGCGGCGAAAGTCTGCGACCTGGCTGCGGCCCTGCGCATCGCGAACAATCGCGCCGCTCACCAGTCGGCCGAGAGGCGGATGCGCGAACTCGAGGAGCGATCGATCGCTGCGGAGATCGGGCTCGTTCTCCGCGTGAACGACCGGGCGGTGCAGAACCGGATGCACGCGGCGCTGGAGTTGGTGGAGGGCTATCCGGCGACCCTCGATGCCCTCGCGGAGAGCCGAATCTCCGCACGGCACGCGATGGTCATCGTCGAGACCGGACGGGCGCTGACCGACCCCGATACCCGCGCGCTGTACGAGGCGACGGTGCTGGAGCGGGCGCTGCGGGACACGGCGCCGCGGACGAGGGCGTTCGCCGAGCAGGTCGTCGAGGAACTCCACCCCCGGTCGATCACCGAACGGCACCGGGAGGCGGTGAAGACGCGGACAGCGTGGATGCAGCGCCGGGGCGAGGGCATGTCCGAACTGGGCATGATCGCGCCCACCGTCCTCGCCGAAGGCATCTGGGACCGGCTCACCCAGCAAGCCCACGAGACCAAGACCGCGCAGGTCGCCGCGCCCGAGGGTGACACCGAGGATGACGACGCGGTCTACGACCAGCGGAACCTGGACCAGATCCGCGCGGACATCGCCATCGACCTGCTCCTGACCGGCGGACCCACCATCGACCCCACCACCGGCGCCATCACCGGACCGGCCGGCGGGCTCGCCGCCATTCACGCGCGCGCGTCGATCGTCATCCCCGCCCTGACCGCGGCCGGGCTCGCTGACCGCGGCGCCGCCCTCGACGGCGCGACACCGGTGGATGCGGACACCGCCCGGTGCCTGCTCGCTCAGGCGCCGTCGTGGGAGCGGATCTTCACCCACCCCATCCACGGGCACGTCCTCGCCACCGACACCTACCGGCGACCCGCGAACCTCGACCGCTACCTCGCCGCCCGAGACATCCACTGCCGCTTCCCCGGATGCCGACGCCCCGCCCGGCACTGCGACCGCGACCACAACCAGGACTGGGCCCTCGGCGGCACCACCCAAGCGTGCAACCTCGCATGCCTGTGCAAACGCCACCACACCCTCAAGACCGAGAAACCCTGGAAACCGGTGCAGCTCCGCGACGGCAGCATCCACTGGACCAGCCCCCTCGGCAAAGTCTCCACCGACCCACCCGAGCGATACGTCATCTTCCGCGACGACCCCGACCCCCCACCCGGCGACCCACCCTTCTGA
- a CDS encoding DMT family transporter: protein MIGAEVSLGDVTDELVGIFRDPRILLGIPLALLGALFMSFGAQYQHRGVEKVERLSGKSTGGLTKAQLFSLVRRPSWVAGTVMLGLAIVCQLAALSVAPLILVQPLGAIALVITTLLNARLSGHKPTRQSLVAIVACVGGIFLFVTIAAFFATEHAITSNQLLIILGILVVVILVFGFLWLGFRRRMRALFYITAAGVIYGFVATLAKVVISRIQNGQFEWLTLLCLIALLSAVAFGAYFVQTAYSVGPPDLVIAGLTVIDPLVAVLIGLLVLGEASTAPLWALIGFAVAGAIAVWGVIQLTRFHPQIVSESQELPIRRGSDGDAPA from the coding sequence GTGATTGGCGCGGAAGTCTCGCTGGGCGACGTGACCGACGAGCTCGTCGGCATCTTCCGCGATCCGCGCATCCTCCTCGGCATCCCGCTCGCCCTTCTGGGTGCCCTGTTCATGTCCTTCGGCGCGCAGTACCAGCACCGCGGTGTGGAGAAGGTCGAGCGTCTGTCGGGCAAGTCCACCGGCGGGCTCACGAAGGCGCAGCTGTTCTCGCTCGTCCGCCGCCCGTCCTGGGTGGCCGGCACCGTGATGCTGGGGCTGGCGATCGTTTGCCAGCTCGCGGCGCTGTCGGTCGCGCCCCTGATCCTCGTGCAGCCGCTCGGGGCCATCGCCCTGGTCATCACGACGCTGCTGAACGCACGGCTGTCGGGGCACAAGCCGACGCGGCAGTCGCTCGTCGCGATCGTCGCGTGCGTCGGGGGCATCTTCCTGTTCGTGACGATCGCGGCCTTCTTCGCGACCGAGCACGCGATCACGTCGAACCAGCTGCTGATCATCCTCGGGATCCTGGTCGTGGTGATCCTCGTCTTCGGCTTCCTGTGGCTCGGCTTCCGCCGGCGCATGCGGGCCCTCTTCTACATCACCGCCGCCGGCGTGATCTACGGATTCGTGGCCACGCTCGCGAAGGTGGTCATCAGCCGTATCCAGAACGGCCAGTTCGAATGGCTGACGCTGCTGTGCCTCATCGCGCTGCTGTCCGCCGTGGCGTTCGGCGCCTACTTCGTGCAGACGGCGTACTCGGTCGGGCCCCCCGACCTCGTGATCGCGGGCCTGACGGTGATCGATCCGCTCGTGGCGGTGCTCATCGGCCTTCTCGTGCTCGGCGAGGCCTCCACCGCGCCCCTGTGGGCGCTCATCGGCTTCGCGGTCGCCGGCGCGATCGCCGTGTGGGGCGTCATCCAACTGACCCGCTTCCACCCGCAGATCGTCAGCGAGTCGCAGGAGCTCCCGATCCGCCGCGGCAGCGACGGCGACGCCCCGGCGTGA
- the def gene encoding peptide deformylase: MAVLPIRIMGDPVLHAPAAPVDAVTDEVRTLVADMFETMDAAPGVGLAAPQVGVALRVFVYSYADDDGAPWRGVVINPELWLRPLEPGAPDPDEESEGCLSFPGERFPLRRSEEAMLRGTDLEGDPVEIRVSGWRARILQHEFDHLDGVLYIDRLDDGDWKTTQKIAKKRGWGRPGVSWTPGVDDIDA, translated from the coding sequence GTGGCCGTTCTCCCGATTCGCATCATGGGCGACCCCGTCCTGCACGCCCCCGCCGCCCCCGTCGATGCCGTGACCGACGAGGTGCGCACGCTCGTCGCCGACATGTTCGAGACGATGGATGCCGCCCCGGGCGTGGGCCTCGCGGCCCCCCAGGTGGGCGTTGCCCTCCGCGTCTTCGTCTACAGCTACGCCGACGACGACGGCGCGCCGTGGCGCGGCGTCGTGATCAACCCGGAGCTGTGGCTGCGACCGCTCGAGCCAGGCGCCCCCGACCCCGACGAGGAGTCGGAGGGGTGCCTGTCGTTCCCGGGCGAGCGATTCCCGCTCCGGCGCTCGGAGGAGGCGATGCTGCGCGGCACCGACCTCGAGGGCGACCCCGTGGAGATCCGTGTGTCAGGGTGGCGCGCCCGGATCCTGCAGCACGAATTCGATCACCTCGACGGCGTCCTGTACATCGACCGGCTCGACGACGGCGACTGGAAGACGACGCAGAAGATCGCCAAGAAGCGCGGCTGGGGCCGCCCCGGCGTCTCGTGGACCCCGGGCGTCGACGACATCGACGCCTGA
- a CDS encoding HAD family hydrolase: MSSTPRTVLFDIDGTLIDSNYLHIDAWSRAFAAVERPIAAWRIHRGIGMDGDLLVEELLGADAAELGGRASDIHSRLYRDMSPRLRPLHGARELVRHLARDGRRVVLATSAPQDELELLLPVLDLGDSVDVVTSSADADTAKPAPDLLQVALERADTAPDDAVMIGDSVWDMRAARRAGLRGIGVLTGGVGAAELEEAGADAVFRDAADLLERIAESPLA, translated from the coding sequence ATGAGCTCGACACCGCGCACCGTCCTGTTCGACATCGACGGCACCCTGATCGATTCGAACTACCTCCACATCGACGCGTGGAGCCGCGCCTTCGCCGCCGTCGAACGACCGATCGCGGCCTGGCGCATCCACCGCGGGATCGGGATGGACGGCGACCTCCTCGTCGAGGAGCTGCTGGGAGCGGATGCGGCGGAGCTGGGTGGACGCGCGTCCGACATCCACTCCCGCCTGTACCGCGACATGTCGCCGCGGCTGCGGCCGCTCCACGGCGCACGCGAGCTCGTCCGCCACCTCGCACGGGACGGGCGCCGCGTCGTGCTCGCGACATCGGCGCCGCAGGACGAGCTCGAGCTCCTCCTCCCGGTCCTCGACCTCGGCGACAGCGTCGACGTGGTGACCTCGTCCGCCGATGCCGACACCGCCAAGCCCGCGCCCGACCTCCTCCAGGTCGCGCTCGAACGCGCCGACACGGCGCCGGACGATGCCGTGATGATCGGCGACTCGGTGTGGGACATGCGCGCCGCCCGACGTGCCGGCCTGCGCGGGATCGGCGTTCTCACCGGCGGCGTGGGAGCCGCGGAGCTGGAGGAAGCGGGAGCCGACGCCGTCTTCCGGGACGCGGCGGACCTGCTCGAGCGGATCGCGGAGAGCCCGCTCGCGTGA
- a CDS encoding ATP-binding cassette domain-containing protein, with protein sequence MRREPPSDTLVRTDDLSLARGGVRIVEGVSLRIDRGRSLALMGPTGAGKSTLAAFLAGAAGEGITAVGGAATVAGIDARRPGRARRQLTWFAAHLPQRAGADLPARLTVSEVISEPITSRDRRVNGRALAVRVATLLDEMKLPLGAAAKYPYELSAGMRQRVAIARALVLDPRVLIADDPYANLDVEVRVAARDALTRRRDAFGMATLIVTNDREAARELDAEVLVLRGGHPVAYGHHADDLLWTPDESDAPRAGAR encoded by the coding sequence ATGCGTCGCGAGCCACCGTCGGACACCCTCGTCCGCACCGACGACCTTTCGCTCGCGCGCGGCGGCGTCCGCATCGTCGAAGGCGTGTCGCTGCGCATCGACCGCGGCCGCTCACTCGCCCTGATGGGTCCGACCGGAGCGGGCAAGTCGACCCTCGCCGCCTTCCTCGCCGGCGCGGCGGGGGAGGGCATCACCGCCGTGGGCGGCGCCGCGACGGTCGCCGGCATCGACGCGCGACGTCCCGGGCGCGCGCGGCGACAGCTCACGTGGTTCGCGGCCCATCTGCCGCAGCGCGCGGGTGCCGACCTGCCGGCGCGGCTGACGGTGTCGGAGGTGATCTCGGAGCCCATCACGTCGCGCGATCGCCGCGTGAACGGGCGCGCCCTCGCAGTGCGGGTGGCGACGCTCCTTGACGAGATGAAGCTGCCCCTGGGAGCTGCGGCGAAGTACCCCTACGAGCTGTCAGCGGGAATGCGGCAGCGCGTCGCGATCGCCCGCGCGCTCGTGCTGGATCCGCGGGTGCTCATCGCCGACGATCCGTACGCGAATCTCGACGTCGAGGTGCGCGTCGCTGCGCGCGACGCCCTGACGCGGCGGCGGGACGCCTTCGGCATGGCCACGCTGATCGTCACGAACGATCGCGAGGCCGCCCGTGAGCTCGACGCCGAGGTGCTCGTGCTGCGCGGCGGACACCCGGTCGCCTACGGGCACCACGCGGACGATCTGCTGTGGACGCCCGACGAGTCGGACGCGCCACGCGCGGGCGCCCGGTGA